One genomic window of Quercus robur chromosome 6, dhQueRobu3.1, whole genome shotgun sequence includes the following:
- the LOC126732935 gene encoding protein PHLOEM PROTEIN 2-LIKE A10-like yields MMDLQYLVKTGFDFTRKRKKLVLLFPAFGFTGYSLYSVYHLPSVARKRERVSKLFSALLSVAEAVSDSAESVGVVSKDLKQFLQSNSDQIPNSLKQISKITRSNEFSDSLTRLTQALTIGIFRGYRSVSSSDGGANSGFSDQVMDKLFTTAGSGFASVVVGSFARNVVMAFFSDGQSSEGSISKGSEMNQIPQWVNVVCDNKCRELIGDCIQMFVSTAVAVYLDKTMDMDFYDEFLSGLTNPKHEVQVRDMLVSVCNGAVETLVKTSHQVLTSSNSNSSPSPRFLEIEEGLSPGKNWDLGLKSRKLFAEKKDNGWVGKVSTTLAVPKNRRFVLDVTGRVTFETVRSFLEVLLEKLYEAVKKCVNVVHEEIIDRGLEVVRFASAKSSLVVTMCLSLCLQILDGVWILVPA; encoded by the coding sequence ATGATGGACCTGCAATATTTGGTAAAAACTGGTTTCGATTTCACTCGTAAAAGAAAGAAGTTGGTTCTTCTATTCCCTGCTTTCGGCTTCACCGGTTATAGTCTCTACTCGGTTTATCATCTACCTTCAGTAGCTCGCAAGCGAGAGAGAGTTTCAAAGCTTTTTTCAGCTTTGCTTTCTGTAGCTGAAGCTGTCTCTGACTCCGCTGAGTCAGTTGGGGTTGTTTCCAAAGATCTCAAACAGTTTCTTCAATCCAATTCCGACCAAATTCCCAATAGTTTGAAGCAGATATCGAAAATCACAAGGTCCAACGAGTTCTCCGACTCTTTGACACGGCTCACACAGGCTTTAACTATTGGAATTTTTCGGGGTTATAGATCTGTGAGTAGCTCTGATGGTGGTGCTAATTCAGGTTTTTCTGACCAAGTTATGGACAAGCTTTTTACTACAGCTGGGTCTGGGTTTGCTTCTGTTGTTGTGGGAAGCTTCGCTAGGAACGTGGTCATGGCGTTTTTTTCAGATGGGCAGTCTAGTGAAGGATCAATTTCGAAGGGTTCGGAAATGAATCAGATTCCACAATGGGTCAACGTGGTTTGTGATAATAAGTGTAGAGAGCTAATTGGTGATTGTATCCAAATGTTTGTGAGCACAGCGGTTGCTGTTTATCTTGACAAGACCATGGATATGGACTTCTATGATGAATTTTTATCTGGGTTGACTAACCCCAAGCATGAAGTTCAAGTGAGAGACATGTTGGTTTCAGTTTGTAATGGTGCAGTTGAAACTCTTGTGAAAACATCTCACCAAGTGTTGACAAGTTCGAATTCGAATTCAAGTCCAAGTCCTCGTTTTTTGGAAATTGAAGAAGGCTTAAGTCCGGGTAAAAATTGGGATTTGGGGCTTAAATCAAGAAAGTTATTTGCTGAGAAGAAAGATAATGGGTGGGTTGGTAAAGTGTCAACCACTTTGGCAGTGCCAAAGAATAGAAGATTTGTTCTTGATGTTACTGGGAGGGTTACTTTTGAAACTGTCAGATCTTTCCTGGAGGTTTTGTTGGAGAAGCTATATGAAGCTGTGAAAAAATGTGTTAATGTTGTTCATGAGGAAATTATTGACAGGGGTCTTGAAGTTGTGAGATTTGCTTCTGCGAAGTCCTCTCTTGTTGTTACCATGTGTCTCTCTTTGTGTCTGCAGATACTGGatggtgtttggattttagTGCCAGCTTAA
- the LOC126732934 gene encoding ACT domain-containing protein ACR1, with protein MQIIYQPYIDPEFESLIERMYPPRVCIDNDACEDCTLVKVDSANKHGILLEMVQVLTDLDLVISKSYISSDGGWFMDVFHVTDQLGNKLTDESLILYIQQALCPSRREKMSKEVQTRLGREVKPRHVSTQQTALEMTGTDRPGLMSEISAVLLQLGCSITSAVGWTHNTRAACIIFVEDASKGGPITDPIRLAHVEDQIENVVKAHDGKRERRSVRLMGPEAVQTAQTHTERRLHQLMHADLDYERCRGCDGGGGEHKMGCDGTHVTIESCKEKGYSVVNVKSRDRPKLLFDTVCALTDLEYVVFHAVVASKGSMADQEYFIRQKDGCTLDTESERHMLTQCLVAAIERRVSHGLRFDVCTQNRMGLLSDVTRVLRENGLSISRVEVETRGDRAVGSFYVKDASGYDVNPNIVEVVKEEIGGSVLAVQKSPRWATQSSSSRTIQSTHGSIEDKPRFSLGNLLWSQLERLSSSFGHIMSS; from the exons ATGCAGATCATTTACCAACCCTATATCGATCCCGAGTTTGAATCTCTCATAGAAAGAATGTACCCTCCCAG GGTTTGCATAGACAATGACGCATGCGAAGACTGCACTCTtgtgaag GTTGACAGTGCAAACAAGCACGGGATTCTACTAGAGATGGTCCAAGTCTTGACAGATCTGGACCTTGTTATTTCCAAATCATACATTTCCTCCGATGGTGGTTGGTTCATGGATG TGTTTCACGTGACAGACCAGCTTGGCAACAAACTCACTGACGAAAGCCTCATACTTTACATTCAGCag GCACTATGTCCAAGTAGGAGAGAGAAGATGTCAAAAGAGGTACAAACACGGTTGGGAAGAGAGGTGAAACCCCGCCACGTGTCAACTCAGCAAACAGCTCTAGAGATGACTGGCACAGACCGACCAGGTCTAATGTCTGAGATATCAGCTGTGCTCCTTCAGCTTGGGTGCAGCATCACCTCTGCCGTGGGATGGACCCACAACACACGTGCGGCCTGCATAATCTTCGTTGAAGATGCATCCAAAGGAGGGCCCATTACAGACCCAATTCGGCTGGCCCACGTGGAAGATCAGATAGAGAACGTGGTTAAGGCCCATGatgggaagagagagagaaggagtgTCAGGTTGATGGGCCCAGAAGCAGTCCAGACGGCCCAGACCCACACGGAGCGGCGGCTCCACCAGTTGATGCATGCGGATTTGGATTATGAGCGGTGTCGCGGTTGTGATGGCGGCGGTGGTGAGCATAAGATGGGTTGTGATGGGACCCACGTCACAATAGAGAGTTGCAAGGAGAAAGGGTACTCGGTGGTGAATGTGAAGAGTAGAGATCGTCCTAAGCTTTTGTTTGACACTGTTTGTGCCCTCACTGACTTGGAGTACGTGGTGTTTCATGCTGTGGTTGCTTCCAAGGGCTCCATGGCTGATCAG GAGTACTTTATACGGCAAAAGGATGGTTGCACATTGGATACAGAGAGCGAAAGGCATATGCTTACACAATGTTTGGTTGCCGCTATAGAGAGACGAGTCTCGCAT GGACTGAGATTTGACGTCTGCACTCAAAATCGAATGGGATTGCTCTCAGATGTCACACGAGTGCTCCGAGAGAACGGGTTATCAATATCAAGGGTTGAGGTCGAGACCCGAGGCGACAGAGCAGTTGGATCATTCTATGTTAAAGACGCCTCAGGGTATGATGTGAATCCAAACATAGTTGAAGTCGTGAAAGAAGAGATTGGGGGATCCGTCCTTGCAGTTCAGAAGTCCCCAAGATGGGCTACACAGTCTTCTTCATCAAGAACAATTCAAAGCACCCATGGCAGCATAGAGGATAAGCCAAGATTCTCACTTGGAAACTTGCTGTGGTCTCAGCTTGAACGCCTGTCAAGCAGTTTTGGCCACATCATGAGTTCCTAA
- the LOC126732938 gene encoding phytosulfokines 3-like, translated as MAKIFTTLFMLSLVLCSTTLTYAARPDPKSNIDETTSQNEAAAARNSLEALIESCHMHGLSEDECLERKTLAAHLDYIYTQKDKP; from the exons ATGGCAAAGATTTTCACTACCCTGTTTATGTTATCCCTTGTTCTCTGCTCCACGACTCTCACCTATGCTGCTCGTCCAGACCCAAAATCGAACATAGATGAAACCACATCCCAAAATGAG gCTGCGGCGGCACGTAATAGTCTTGAAGCATTGATTGAGAGCTGTCACATGCATGGACTTTCAGAGGATGAGTGCTTAGAGAGGAAGACCCTGGCTGCCCATCTCGATTATATCTATACCCAGAAGGACAAGCCATGA